The Brassica oleracea var. oleracea cultivar TO1000 chromosome C6, BOL, whole genome shotgun sequence genome includes a region encoding these proteins:
- the LOC106299496 gene encoding uncharacterized protein LOC106299496: MSSRSKAWLVAATIGAVEASKDQLGLCRWNYLIQSVNQRIRNNVRSAVQANRFSSSSTAAVASCKDGDKAKQAEESLRTVMYLSCWGPN, translated from the coding sequence ATGAGTTCAAGGAGCAAAGCATGGTTAGTGGCAGCAACCATCGGAGCCGTGGAGGCCTCCAAAGACCAATTAGGACTATGCCGGTGGAATTACCTTATTCAATCTGTGAATCAACGTATCCGAAACAACGTGAGATCCGCTGTTCAGGCGAACAGGTTCTCTTCTTCGTCCACCGCCGCCGTTGCCTCCTGTAAGGATGGTGACAAAGCGAAGCAAGCTGAGGAGTCTCTCAGGACGGTTATGTACTTGAGCTGTTGGGGTCCCAATTGA